A segment of the Amycolatopsis thermophila genome:
TGGCGCCCGCCGAGCCTGCTGCTGGAAGCCGATCCACCGCACCACGACGCGCCGCGCCGCGTGCTGTCCGGCATCCTCGGGCCGCGCGCGCTGCGGAAACTGCGCCAGGAGTGGTTCGCCGCCGCCGAGGAGCTGGTCGAGCGGACCCTGACCGCCGAACTCGACGTCGTCCCGGCGCTGGCCGAGGCGTTCCCGCTGCGCGTGTTCCCGGACGCGGTCGGCATCGGCCGCGAGGGGCGGGAGAACCTGCTGCCCTACGGCAATTTCGCCTTCAACGCCTTCGGCCCGCGCAACGACCTCGTCACCGAACTCGCCCCGCGGATGCCGCGGTGGTCGGGCTGGGTGACCGAGCAGTGCGCCCGCGAGGCGCTCGGCGCGGACGGCTTCGGCGCCGCGATCTGGGCGGCCGCCGACCGGGGCGAGATCACGCCCGAGCAGGCGCCGCTCGTGGTCCGGTCCCTGCTGACCGCCGGGGTGGACACCACCGTGCACGGCCTGGCCGCGGTGCTCTACGCCTTCGCCACCCATCCGGAGCAGTGGGACCGGCTGCGCGATCAGCCCCACCTGGCCCGGGTGGCCTTCGACGAGGCGGTGCGCTGGCAGTCGCCGGTGCAGACGTTCTTCCGCACCGCCACGACCGGCACCCGGATCGGCTGCGTGACCATCCCGGCGGGCCGCAAGATCCTCATGTTCCTCGGCGCCGCCAACCGGGATCCGCGGCGCTGGGCCGATCCGGACGTCTTCGACCTGGGCCGCGACCCCTCCGGGCACGTCGGGTTCGGCATGGGCCTGCACCAGTGCGTCGGGCAGCACGTCGCCAGGCTGGAGGCCGAGGCGCTGCTGACCGCACTGGCGAAGCGGGTGCGCCGGTTCGAGCTGCTCGGACCGGGCACCCGCCACCTCAACAACACCCTGCGGGCCTGGAAGTCGCTGCCGATGCGGCTGCACCTCACTCCGCCGCGCCGGTGAGCGACACCGGGTTCGGCCGGGTCGCGGACAGCGCCGTCCACAGGCTCGTCACGCCGGTCACCGCGAACGCGCCCGCCACCACGACGGCGATCAGGCCCCACGGGACCACCAGGACCGTCTGCCCGGTGACGCGGCCGGTGGCCGACGAGATGCCGATCAGCGTCAGCGCGGCCGCGAGACCGCCCAGGACCAGGCCGATCCCGGTGACCGCACCGGACTCGAGCACCGCCGAACGCACCACCTGACCGCGGGTCAGGCCGGTCACCCGCGCCACGGCGAACTCGCGGCGGCGGTCCGCGGCCGCGATGACCACGGCGTTGATCACCGCGATCAGCGCGTACAGCCCGGCCGGGCCCATGATCACCGTCATGATGCCGTTGCCGGTATCCTGCTGCCGGGAGCCGGCCGCGGCGAGGTAGTCGTCCACTGTGGTCACTTCGCCGCGGGTGGCGAGGTGCGCGCGCACCGCCGCGGCGTCGGCTCCGGGGGCGAGCCGCACGACCCCCTGGGGCAGCAGGAATTCCGCACCGCCGAGGGATTCCGGTAGCACGGCCACCACCCGCAGGTCCAGTCGCGGTCACCGATCCGCACGGTCACGGAGCTGCCGGCCGGCGGGAAACCGGCGGCGACCGCGATGCTGGCGCCGGTCAGGTCGGCCAGCGATCCGCTCGCGGGGCCGCGGGTGTGGGTGGCGGTGTAGGCGGCCGGGTCGACGACAGTGGCGACCCCCTGCTCGGTCTCGGTGTCGACGCCGGAGTCGGGGTCGGGGTCCTCGGTGCGGGTGATGACCGAGACCGGTACCCGGCTCTGCGGGGACACCACCCCACCAACGTCCAGATCCGACGGTCCGGTCGTGGTGACCACCAGGTCGCCGCGGAGGCCGGCGCGTTTCGCGCAGGGCCTCCATCGGCCGGACCTTCGCGGCCCGCCGGGACGCGGCGAGCACGCCCACCACCGCCACACCCAAGCCGACACCCGGGGAGACGCCGAGGATCCAGTCCTGCCGGCGCGCGGTGAACGTCGCCGGGACGAACCCGAGGTCGTGCAGCAACCAGGTCTGCGCGCGCATCGCCAGCAGGCCGAGCGGGACGCCGGCGCCGGTGCCGATCACGCCCAGCAGCAGGGCTTCCGACAGCAGCAGGCGGCGCACCTGGCCGCGGGCGCCACCGACGAGCCGCAGCAGCGCGAGGTCGCGGCGGCGCTGGGCGACCGTGAAGGCGAAGGTCGAGCTGACGATGAACACCGCGAGGAACGCGGAAACGGCCGGCGTCAGGCCGAGCAGGGTGATCGCCTCGACGGCCTCGCCGCCCGCGGTCGCCGCGGACACGAGGATCAGCAGCGACGACTGGACGAGCGCGACGCCGAGGCACACGGTCAGGATCGCGCCGAGGAACAGCTGCCAGCGGTCGGTGAAGGTGTGCCAGGACAGGCGCAGCACGGTCAGGCCTCCAGCCGGGCCAGGCGGTCGGCGACCTCGCGCGCGGTCGGTGCCGTGGCGTGGTCGACGATCCGGCCGTCGCGCAGGAACACCACCGACTCGGCACTGGCCGCGGCGGCGGGGTCGTGGGTCACCATCACGATGCTCTGGCCGCCGGTGACGAGTTCGCGCAGCAGCCCGAGGACGTTCCGGGCCGCGGTGGAGTCGAGGGCGCCGGTGGGTTCGTCGGCGAAGAGCACGCGGGGCCGGGTGACCATGGCGCGGGCGATCGCGACCCGCTGCTGCTGGCCGCCGGACAGCTCCCGCGGCCGGTGCCGGCGGCGCTCGTCCAGCCCGACGGCGGCGAGCACCGCGCGAACATCCTTGGTGGACGGACGGGCACCGGCGAGCCGCAGCGGCAAGGCGACGTTCTGTTCCGCGGTGAGCGAGCGGATGAGGTGGAAGCTCTGGAAGACGAACCCGATGTCGCGGCGGCGCAGGGCGGTGAGGTCGGCGTCCCCGGCGGCGGTCACGACGCCGCGGGGAACGCGACGCTCACGCCGTCGAGCGCGCGCACGCTGTGGTGCCCGGCGCCGTAGGTGCGGGTGACCGCCCGCAGCTCGACGGCGGGCAGGGCGGGCGCGGTCCGCGCGGCGCGGGTTCCAGTGGCGTTGTCAGAGGGACGATCCCACCGCGAACGGACGCCGGGGGACAGCGGTGCCGGCCACCGGATGCGGGGTGGGGCCTGCCCCACCCCGCCACCCGCCGACTACTCCGGCCGGACCACGAGCACGGGACACTCCGCGTGGTGGATCAGCGCCTGGCTCGTCGAGCCGAGCACCAGTCCGCGGAACCCGCCCCGCCCGCGGCTGCCCACCACCACCAGCTGCGCCCGTGCGCTGCGGGACAGCAGCTCGTCCCGCGGCCGGTCCCGCACCACGACCCGCTCGACCGGCACGTCCGGGTAGCGCTCCCGCCAGCCGGCGAGCCGCTCGGCCAGCAGCCGCTGCTGTTCGCGCTCCACCTCGGCCCAGTCGAGGTCCGGGGCGGGCAGCGGGACACCGTAGTCGGCGTCGCTCCAGGCGTGGACCGCCACCAGCGGCACCTCGCGCCAGGCCGCCTCGTCGAAGGCGACCGCCAGTGCCCGCTCGCTGGTGGGGCTGCCGTCGACCCCCGCCACCACGGGGCCGCTCGCGTCCGGCCGCCCGCGCACCACCGCGACCGGGCAGTGCGCGTGCGCGCTCACCGACACCGCGGTCGATCCGGCCAACATCCCCGTGAACCCACCCCGGCCGGACGAGCCCAGGACGATCATCCGCGCCGTCCGCGACAGCTCCAGCAGCAGCGGAGCCGCCGGCTCCAGCGGCATCTCCGTCGACACCGTCACCTCGCCGGCCTCGCGCGCGGCGTCGGCGAGCAGCTGCTGCCCGGCGCGCTCCAGCTCGTCGAAGAAACTCTGCGGCACCGGCAGCCCGCCGTCGAACCGCCCGCCGGTGACGTCGGCGGCGTAGACCAGGCGCAGCGGCAGCTTGCGCAGCGCCGCCTCACCCGCCGCCCACCGCACGGCCTCCAGCGCCGCCGCCGAACCGTCCACACCCACCACGATCTCGTCCGCCATGTGCCCCACGCTACCCACGCTTGACCTCCACCGCGGTGGAGGTTGCAGCCTGGGCGCATGCGCGTGATCGAGGCGGAGCGGTTCGGCGGACCGGAGGTGCTGCGGGTCAAGACGGTGCCCGACCCGCGTCCCGGCCCGGGGCAGGTCGTGGTCGAGGTCAAGGTCGCGGGGGTGCTCTCGATCGACACGGTGATCCGGCGCGGCGAAGCCGGCGACCTGTTCCCGGTGTCCCCGCCCTACGTGCCCGGTGCCGGCGCGGCGGGGCAGGTCGCCGAACTCGGGGACGGGGTGGACCGGTCGTGGTGCGGGCAGTGGGTGCTGGCCGACGTCGACGGCGGCGGCTACGCCGAACAGGTCCTCGCGACACCCGGTCAGCTGATCCGCGTCCCGCCCGGGGTGGGGCTGCGCGAGGCGATGGCGCTGCTGCACGACGGCGCCACCGCGCTGGCGGTGTTCGAGCGGGCCGGTGTGCGGCGTGGCGAGACGGTGCTCGTCCAGCCCGCTGGGGGTGGGCTGGGCAGCCTGCTCGTGCAGCTCGCGCACGCGGCGGGGGCGCGGGTGACCGGCGCGGCCCGCGGTGCGGAGAAGCTGGAGACGGTACGCGCGCTGGGCGCGGACGCGGTGGTGGACTACAGCGAGCCGGGGTGGGCCACCCGGGTCGGCCCGGTGGACGTGGTGTTCGACGGCGTCGGCGGCGGGCTGGGCCGGGCGGCGGCGGAACTGGTGGTGCCGGGCGGGCGCTACTCCAACTACGGCTTCGCCGGGGGCGCACCGCTGCGGGCGGACGAGGTGAAGCCCGGTGTGACCGCCTACGGGCTGGACCAGCTGCACGACTACGCCCCGGGCCGCCGGGACCGGGCCCGCCGGATGCTCGGCCTGGCCGCCCGCGGCAAGGTGCGCACGGTCATCGGGCAGACCTTCCCGCTGGCCCGCGCCGCCGACGCCCACCGGGCGCTGGAGGCACGTGCCGCGAAGGGCAAGACCCTGCTGGTGGTCTAGGCCGTGCCCTGGATCGGGCGCGGACCGGTTCATCGGCGGGCGGCCACCACCGCGCCGGTGAGGACCAGGGCGCAGCCGATCAGCTGCGACGGTGACAGCCGCTCCCCCAGCACCAGCGCGCCCAGCACGACCGCGCCCACCGGGGTGAGCAGGAGCAGCACCGCGCCGACGTGACTGGGCAGCCGCGGCGCGCCGACCGCGACCAGCAGCCACCCCAGGACCTGCCCGGACACGGCGACCAGCACCAGCCAGCCGATCGCGGCCCAGCCGGGCGCGAGGTCGAGCCCGTACCCGAGCAGCCCGGCGATCGCGGAGACGATCGCCGCGGAGGCGGTCACCACGAAGTACGGCCGGCGGGTGCGGCCGTCCTGCCCGCCGCGCCGCAGCAGGAACAGGAACGCCGAGTAGCACAGCGCGGCCAGCGAGGCGTGGATCGCCCCGGCCAGTGGCGCCGGCCCGGTCGAACCGCCGGTCAGACCCGCCGCGAGCACCACCCCGGGCAGCACGAGCACCACGGCCAGGAGGTAGCGGGGCGGCACCCGCTCCCGGTCGACCAGCCACGCGATCAGCGGCACGATCACGACCTGCAGGTTCACCAGCACCGTCGACAGCCCGGCACCGACCTCGCCGATCGCCTGTGTCCACAACAGACTGTCACCGGCGAAGAACACCCCTGCGAGTGCCGCGCGGACGACGTCGGCCCGGCTCGCCGCCCCGGCTCGTTCCCGTGCGGCGAGCACCGCCAGCGGCGGCAGCGCGAGCAGGCAGCGGTAGAACGACGCCGTCCCCGGCGCGGTCCCGGACAGCTCGATCAGCACGGCCGAGGCGGAGACGGTCAGCGCCCCCGTCGCGACTCCCCAGGCAGGTCGCATCCCGTCCGGCTACCCCCTGGACCTAACGACCAAACGCGGTTATGGTCGTTAGATGTTCGTCGGTGGGCACGTGGCGCTGGACCTGGTGAACACGGTGGCCTGGCGGCTGGACCCGTCACGCCGGGAGGACCGGCTCCGCGACGACGAGGCGCTGCGCGACTGGGCGGTGTCCGCGGGGATCGCGTCCGGCCCGGCGGTGGCCGGCGGGGTGGCACAGGTGCGCGACCTGCGGGAGGCGGCCTACCGGGTGCTGCACCCGATGGCGACGGCGGGCTCCGCGCCGCGGCGGCGGGCGGCCGCGGACTTCGAGCCCCTGCGGGGCCCGGTACTGGACGCGCTGGCCCGGGCCGAGGTCGTGTCGGTGGTGCCGCTGGAGTGGCGGATCCCTGTCCGCGCGACGAGCGACCTGCCCGCGGCGCTGGCGCTGGAGGTGTGGCGGCTGCTGCAGTTCGAGGACCTGACCCGCCTGCGCCAGTGCGCCGACGACGGCTGCGGATGGCTGTTCCTCGACCGCAGCCGCAACGGCTCCCGCCGCTGGTGCAGCTCCGCCGACTGCGGCAACCGGGAACGGGCTCGACGCCACTACCGCCGCGGCCGGGCCTGATCCGGGCCCGCTGGGCGCGGCCAAACCAGTCCGCGCGCTGTGAGTCGTCGGAGCCGGAGGATGATGACGGCGACGGTGAGTTCGGCGTGGGTCGGTTCGGCACCGTGGTCGACGCGGTCCGATCCGGGCGACCGCGACCCCGTCGAGCAGCGGCACCAGCGGCGGGTTGTCCCCCGGCGTGGCCGGCGGTGAGCAGCACGCATCGGCAGGCCGCGCCCGTCGACGGCGAGGTGGATCGTGGTGCTCAGCCCGCCGCGGGAGCGTCCGAGTCCTTCCCCTGCGAGGGCGAGGGCGTCGACGGCGCGGGTGCAGCCCCCATTTTCCGGGCCCCAGCCGCGTGCCGGTGCGCCCGGACCACACCCGATCCGTCACCTCACCCCGACCACCACGCCCAAGATCAAACCAGAACCCACAGCCGGATCAATTACAGGACACCGCCTAGTCCGCGCGCTCGAACTCCGCGCGCACACCCAGCAAGCGCACCGGCCGGGTCCATTCGAAACGGTCCAACAGCGACAGTGCCGCGCGCTCGATCTCCCCGCGTTCCCGGGTCGGCGCGGGCAGGGTCAGGCTGCGGGTGAACGTGAGGAACGGCTTGAACCGCACCTTGACACCGATCCGCACCGCCGGGCGGCCCTCGGCCAGCACGTCCTCCGCGACGCGCGCCGCCAGCACCGACACCTGCTCGTCGACCGCGGCGCGGTCGGTCAAATCGGTCTGGAAGGTCGTCTCCCGGCTCCGCGAGCGCGCCACGTACGGCGTCGCGGTGACCTGGGTGTCGCCGGCGCCCTGGGCGAGCATCCGGTACCACGGGCCCATCGTCGGGCCGAAACGCGCGGCCAGCTCGTCCGGGTCCGCGAGCCCCAGGTGCCGGACCGTGGTCAGCCCGGCCTCCGCCAGCTTCTTCGCCGTCTTGCGCCCGATCCCCCACAGCGCGTCCGTGGGCAGGTCCGCCATCACCTCGACCCAGTTCGCCCGGGTCAGCCGGTAGGTACCGGCCGGTTTCGCGAACCCGGTCGCGATCTTGGCGCGCACCTTGTTGTCCCCGATCCCGACCGAGCACGACAGGCCGGTCGTCTCGGCGACCCGCCGCCGGATGTCCGCGGCCAGGCCCTCCGGGTCATCGGTGCGCGCGCCGACGAACGCCTCGTCCCACCCCAGCACCTCCACCACCACGGGGAACGAGCGCAGCGTCGCCATGACCCGTTCGGAGACCTCCTCGTAGGCCTCCTTGTCGACGGGCAGGAACACCGCGTCCGGACAGCGCTTCGCCGCCAGCCGCAACGGCAGGCCGGACTGGACGCCGAACTCGCGGGCCTCGTAGGACGCGGTGGCCACCACGGCCCGCTCCCCCGGGTCGCCGTTCCCGCCGACCACCACCGGTTTCCCGCGCAGCTCGGGGTGCCGGGCGACCTCGACCGCCGCGATGAACTGGTCCAGGTCCACGTGCAGGACCCAGTCGCCGGCAGACACGCGCTCCAATCTAGCCCGCCAGGCCCCACAATGACCCGGTGAACGCGCACCCGACCGGCTACGACGCGGAACTGCGACGGCACACCGAGGTCCTGCGCCGGGCCTGCGACATCCAGCTCCACGACCACGTCCTCGACCTCGGCTGCGGGGCCGGGCAGACCACCCGGCAGGCCGCCCGCGCCGCCCGGGCGGGCGGGGCGCTCGGGGTCGACATCTCCGCACCCGCCATCGAGCGCGCCCGCGAACTCGCCCGCGCCGAGGGGCTCGGCAACGTCACCTTCGAGCACGCCGACGCCCAGGTCCACCCCTTTCCGCCGCAGCGCTTCGACCTGGCGATCAGCAGGTTCGGCACGATGTTCTTCGCCGACCCCACCGCCGCGTTCAGCAACATCGCGCGCGCCCTGCACCCGGGCGGGCGCTTGGTGATGCTGGTCTGGCAGACCGCCGACCGCAACGACTGGGACATCGCCCTCCGCCGGGCCCTCGACGCCGAGGTGCCACCCGGCGGCCCGGACCCGTTCTCACT
Coding sequences within it:
- a CDS encoding CGNR zinc finger domain-containing protein, encoding MFVGGHVALDLVNTVAWRLDPSRREDRLRDDEALRDWAVSAGIASGPAVAGGVAQVRDLREAAYRVLHPMATAGSAPRRRAAADFEPLRGPVLDALARAEVVSVVPLEWRIPVRATSDLPAALALEVWRLLQFEDLTRLRQCADDGCGWLFLDRSRNGSRRWCSSADCGNRERARRHYRRGRA
- a CDS encoding DNA polymerase IV, translating into MSAGDWVLHVDLDQFIAAVEVARHPELRGKPVVVGGNGDPGERAVVATASYEAREFGVQSGLPLRLAAKRCPDAVFLPVDKEAYEEVSERVMATLRSFPVVVEVLGWDEAFVGARTDDPEGLAADIRRRVAETTGLSCSVGIGDNKVRAKIATGFAKPAGTYRLTRANWVEVMADLPTDALWGIGRKTAKKLAEAGLTTVRHLGLADPDELAARFGPTMGPWYRMLAQGAGDTQVTATPYVARSRSRETTFQTDLTDRAAVDEQVSVLAARVAEDVLAEGRPAVRIGVKVRFKPFLTFTRSLTLPAPTRERGEIERAALSLLDRFEWTRPVRLLGVRAEFERAD
- a CDS encoding class I SAM-dependent methyltransferase — protein: MNAHPTGYDAELRRHTEVLRRACDIQLHDHVLDLGCGAGQTTRQAARAARAGGALGVDISAPAIERARELARAEGLGNVTFEHADAQVHPFPPQRFDLAISRFGTMFFADPTAAFSNIARALHPGGRLVMLVWQTADRNDWDIALRRALDAEVPPGGPDPFSLGEPSTVRQVLGSAGLADVTFTDIREPVCYGPDVPTALDWVRGFTCTSRTLRRLDPATAARAVERLRETLAARLTGAGVEFGSRAWLVTARRP
- a CDS encoding zinc-binding dehydrogenase, whose amino-acid sequence is MRVIEAERFGGPEVLRVKTVPDPRPGPGQVVVEVKVAGVLSIDTVIRRGEAGDLFPVSPPYVPGAGAAGQVAELGDGVDRSWCGQWVLADVDGGGYAEQVLATPGQLIRVPPGVGLREAMALLHDGATALAVFERAGVRRGETVLVQPAGGGLGSLLVQLAHAAGARVTGAARGAEKLETVRALGADAVVDYSEPGWATRVGPVDVVFDGVGGGLGRAAAELVVPGGRYSNYGFAGGAPLRADEVKPGVTAYGLDQLHDYAPGRRDRARRMLGLAARGKVRTVIGQTFPLARAADAHRALEARAAKGKTLLVV
- a CDS encoding DMT family transporter; amino-acid sequence: MRPAWGVATGALTVSASAVLIELSGTAPGTASFYRCLLALPPLAVLAARERAGAASRADVVRAALAGVFFAGDSLLWTQAIGEVGAGLSTVLVNLQVVIVPLIAWLVDRERVPPRYLLAVVLVLPGVVLAAGLTGGSTGPAPLAGAIHASLAALCYSAFLFLLRRGGQDGRTRRPYFVVTASAAIVSAIAGLLGYGLDLAPGWAAIGWLVLVAVSGQVLGWLLVAVGAPRLPSHVGAVLLLLTPVGAVVLGALVLGERLSPSQLIGCALVLTGAVVAARR
- a CDS encoding ABC transporter permease, which gives rise to MLPESLGGAEFLLPQGVVRLAPGADAAAVRAHLATRGEVTTVDDYLAAAGSRQQDTGNGIMTVIMGPAGLYALIAVINAVVIAAADRRREFAVARVTGLTRGQVVRSAVLESGAVTGIGLVLGGLAAALTLIGISSATGRVTGQTVLVVPWGLIAVVVAGAFAVTGVTSLWTALSATRPNPVSLTGAAE
- a CDS encoding ABC transporter ATP-binding protein, encoding MTAAGDADLTALRRRDIGFVFQSFHLIRSLTAEQNVALPLRLAGARPSTKDVRAVLAAVGLDERRRHRPRELSGGQQQRVAIARAMVTRPRVLFADEPTGALDSTAARNVLGLLRELVTGGQSIVMVTHDPAAAASAESVVFLRDGRIVDHATAPTAREVADRLARLEA
- a CDS encoding universal stress protein gives rise to the protein MADEIVVGVDGSAAALEAVRWAAGEAALRKLPLRLVYAADVTGGRFDGGLPVPQSFFDELERAGQQLLADAAREAGEVTVSTEMPLEPAAPLLLELSRTARMIVLGSSGRGGFTGMLAGSTAVSVSAHAHCPVAVVRGRPDASGPVVAGVDGSPTSERALAVAFDEAAWREVPLVAVHAWSDADYGVPLPAPDLDWAEVEREQQRLLAERLAGWRERYPDVPVERVVVRDRPRDELLSRSARAQLVVVGSRGRGGFRGLVLGSTSQALIHHAECPVLVVRPE
- a CDS encoding FtsX-like permease family protein; the protein is MLRLSWHTFTDRWQLFLGAILTVCLGVALVQSSLLILVSAATAGGEAVEAITLLGLTPAVSAFLAVFIVSSTFAFTVAQRRRDLALLRLVGGARGQVRRLLLSEALLLGVIGTGAGVPLGLLAMRAQTWLLHDLGFVPATFTARRQDWILGVSPGVGLGVAVVGVLAASRRAAKVRPMEALRETRRPPRRPGGHHDRTVGSGRWWGGVPAEPGTGLGHHPHRGPRPRLRRRHRDRAGGRHCRRPGRLHRHPHPRPRERIAGRPDRRQHRGRRRFPAGRQLRDRADR
- a CDS encoding cytochrome P450, translating into MTGTLAPPVDDTDPFGHDVLAEPGPLHARLRDAGPVVHLSRYDVYALARYEHVHAALVDWQDFSSAAGVGLADFHTEKPWRPPSLLLEADPPHHDAPRRVLSGILGPRALRKLRQEWFAAAEELVERTLTAELDVVPALAEAFPLRVFPDAVGIGREGRENLLPYGNFAFNAFGPRNDLVTELAPRMPRWSGWVTEQCAREALGADGFGAAIWAAADRGEITPEQAPLVVRSLLTAGVDTTVHGLAAVLYAFATHPEQWDRLRDQPHLARVAFDEAVRWQSPVQTFFRTATTGTRIGCVTIPAGRKILMFLGAANRDPRRWADPDVFDLGRDPSGHVGFGMGLHQCVGQHVARLEAEALLTALAKRVRRFELLGPGTRHLNNTLRAWKSLPMRLHLTPPRR